The DNA region ATGCACCGGACCTCATGAGGCGGTACCCCTCAATGGTGAAGCTCGTCCGTGAGGCCCACGACCGGGGAAAGGTGATCGGAGCAATCTGCCACGGAGGTTGGATGCTGGTCTCTGCCGGTATTCTCAAGGGCAAGAAGGCTACGGGTTTCTTTGCAATCCGTGACGACTTGGTCAACGCGGGGGCCGAGTACACCGACCAGGAAGTCGTGGAGGATGGCAACCTCATCACCTCCCGCGTTCCTGAGGATCTACCGGCCTTCTGCCTCGCGATCATCCGCGCACTGGGAGGCTGAGAGAGGTTGTCCTTGAGCCTCTGGTCCGCCTGGTGGTGGCGGTTGCCTCTCAGGTACCGGGTCTTTCTGGGTCTCAGGTGAGAGGGGGGGTGGTCTGGCCTGAATCCTTGGGCGCAGCAAGTCTCGCACTTTTGCCCGCGGAGTTTCCTGTACCCGATTCCCTCGAATCTCTGCCCGTGGTTTTTCCCGGTGACTCCATCGCAGGGGTGCTTGCCTAATGATAGGGCTTTCCACATCCTGGTTGACCGAAAGACCGAACATCACAGGGATCGAAATCGTCCAAGAGATCGTCGGCCTTGGTTTCGAAGCGGTAGAGCTTGAGTACCGCATCGGTGTTTCCACCTTCGAGGAGATTCTTCCCCTCATCCTCAAAGAGCGGCTCAAGGTCTGGAGTATTCACAATTTCTTTCCCCTTCCCCCGGGACTCCCCCTCTGCAGGGCGAGCGGGGATCTCTATCTCCTCTCATCTCCCGATCCAGAGGAGAGAAACCTGGCCGTCCGGGAGACTTCTCGAACGATCGAATTGGCTCAAGGCCTGGGTGCTTCGGCCGTGGTTCTCCATCTCGGGAGGGTCGAGATGGATCCTGAATACGGCCGGCTCAATCGACTCTTTTCTGAGGGAAGGCTCGGGACGGCAGAGGGGCGGTCTTTTCTGGAGAGGAAGCTGAAGGAGAGGAGGGAAAAGAGAAAACCCTATCTCGAGGCGGTCTTCAAGAGTCTGGATCGACTCGCCAGGGAGGCTCAGGGCAGAGGCATACTCCTTGGGGTGGAGAATCGGTACCATTACCATGAGATCCCGGATTTCGAGGAGATGGGAGGGATCCTTGACCGTTTCACAGGGGGACCGGTCCGCTACTGGCACGACGTGGGCCATGCCCATGTCCAGGAAAAACTCGGGTTTGTGCGGCCTGGGGCGCTTCTGGGTAACTACGGGGACAGGCTCGCTGGGGTTCACATCCACGATTCCCTGGGAACCGATGACCACCGTGCTCCAGGGACGGGTGAGATCGATTTCCCCTCTCTGGGCGAGAGCCTGAAGCGGGCCGAGATAAGGATTCTGGAGGTCCACCAGAAATCGAGTAGAGAAGAGCTGGTCAGGGGCGTTGAGATGCTCAGGGCTATGGGCCTGAGCTGACCCGGGTGGTTTTGACACCACCGGATCTCTGTGCTATAAAGCCGTTGTCTACCCTGCCTTTTGCGAGCGTTGCGGATCCATGGAATCCCTCGGCCGAATCAGTCACGAGAGAAGGTGGATTATCGGGCTCTGCCTTCTGGTGTGCCTTGGTGCCGGAGGGTGCGGTGTTTCCCGGAAAGCCTATCGCCTGACAAAGGGGACGATCGCCTCCACCTGCCGGGCTACCTGGAGCGCTGCCAAACTGACGGTGGGCACCGGGAAGCTCGTATACAAGGTGGGGGGCTACACCTTCAAGATCGTCCGTGCTCCCATGACATGGCCCTTGACCCATGAAGAAATACGGACCATAGACGGTCTCTCTCCCAAGGAGGCCAT from Deltaproteobacteria bacterium includes:
- a CDS encoding type 1 glutamine amidotransferase; protein product: MSLEGKKVIILAENQYQELELWYPLFRLREAGAEVKIVGSGSSSTYTSKLGYPVTVDFPADGVDMADYDGIIIPGGYAPDLMRRYPSMVKLVREAHDRGKVIGAICHGGWMLVSAGILKGKKATGFFAIRDDLVNAGAEYTDQEVVEDGNLITSRVPEDLPAFCLAIIRALGG
- a CDS encoding sugar phosphate isomerase/epimerase, producing the protein MIGLSTSWLTERPNITGIEIVQEIVGLGFEAVELEYRIGVSTFEEILPLILKERLKVWSIHNFFPLPPGLPLCRASGDLYLLSSPDPEERNLAVRETSRTIELAQGLGASAVVLHLGRVEMDPEYGRLNRLFSEGRLGTAEGRSFLERKLKERREKRKPYLEAVFKSLDRLAREAQGRGILLGVENRYHYHEIPDFEEMGGILDRFTGGPVRYWHDVGHAHVQEKLGFVRPGALLGNYGDRLAGVHIHDSLGTDDHRAPGTGEIDFPSLGESLKRAEIRILEVHQKSSREELVRGVEMLRAMGLS